The proteins below are encoded in one region of Oncorhynchus keta strain PuntledgeMale-10-30-2019 unplaced genomic scaffold, Oket_V2 Un_contig_8101_pilon_pilon, whole genome shotgun sequence:
- the LOC127926722 gene encoding uncharacterized protein LOC127926722, which produces MDYRNLTEPVVNTAMWQVAQRGDIMGYGKLEEFVTFITETVPELLSFRQRTQLMLGLRAKLVLELCRTEQTAGLQSHLDRIHAARSHPGDPDFCCAEAEASKSNFLALVQTLIQDPVEREHFFQEVFPVDYGPKYDSALQGLMWEFLSRLEQLLPVPDLKQTVSWLNAGPSILEECVNSLSQPLQLKTLLQHHRELGYLDTNATSSSSAGDCIFSSLSLTPVVVVATRKTETEIQSELMDGCMDPALYGEEMETESVVVTEYAEVELGTCTYTREEREFSIEKTESQNQRDSQADLNGEEREMVANASEEERQEGEVEVICEEVGHPNGDAELVSEKTSAMNIEEAVFCAEVGDVCVDLESMNREVEMIYQEEEHVEHPELVGPICAENTIDRPSNHYENPHEENDFTEEGLEKDEQERNEAGYVPQTVTDQGSSQCTPQEVMNQPELVPSCLHQKPTLGFQRLDVSVLPLQMSSNSQPLRRNTRLQMKTVGSRGPNGGQLKALEEANGTCGVPLYLSPDPREDSEDLSATSDSSTMNGNKGGTVEAPLLSSPALSPLLTMLTR; this is translated from the exons ATGGATTATAGGAATTTAACGGAGCCGGTGGTGAATACGG CGATGTGGCAAGTGGCCCAACGAGGGGATATAATGGGATACGGGAAGCTGGAAGAGTTTGTGACATTTATTACAGAGACGGTTCCAGAGCTGCTCAGTTTCAGACAGAGAACCCAGCTCATGTTGGGCTTACGAGCAAAG TTGGTTTTGGAGTTGTGCCGCACGGAGCAGACAGCAGGGCTTCAGAGCCATCTGGACAGGATCCACGCTGCAAGATCACATCCGGGGGATCCAGAC TTTTGTTGTGCAGAAGCGGAAGCCTCTAAATCAAATTTCCTTGCACTGGTACAAACTCTTATCCAAGACCCAGTTGAGAGGGAACATTTCTTCCAG GAAGTGTTTCCTGTAGACTATGGACCCAAGTATGACTCTGCCCTGCAAGGATTAATGTGGGAGTTTCTCTCCAGGCTGGAGCAGCTCCTTCCAGTACCAGACCTCAAACAG ACAGTGTCTTGGCTCAATGCTGGACCCTCTATCTTGGAAGAGTGTGTCAACTCTCTATCTCAGCCTCTGCAGTTGAAGACTCTACTGCAACATCATAGAGAACTAGGATATTTGGACACCAATG CAACTTCTTCCTCCTCTGCTGGCGACTgcatcttctcctctctgtctctcactccggTAGTGGTGGTGGCCACtagaaagacagaaacagagatcCAATCAGAGTTGATGGATGGTTGTATGGACCCAGCCTTATATGGTGAAGAGATGGAAACAGAGTCTGTAGTAGTGACTGAATATGCAGAAGTGGAGCTGGGGACCTGTACATACACCAGAGAGGAAAGGGAGTTTAGTATAGAGAAGACTGAGTCACAGAACCAAAGAGACAGTCAGGCTGACTTGAATGGGGAAGAGCGGGAGATGGTAGCCAATGCAAGCGAGGAAGAACGTCAAGAGGGAGAAGTGGAGGTTATTTGTGAGGAAGTGGGGCATCCGAACGGAGACGCTGAGCTTGTTTCAGAGAAAACCAGTGCCATGAACATAGAGGAAGCCGTTTTCTGCGCAGAggtgggggatgtgtgtgtggatctgGAGTCAATGAATAGAGAGGTGGAAATGATTTATCAGGAGGAGGAGCATGTTGAACATCCGGAGTTAGTTGGGCCTATATGTGCAGAGAATACAATTGACAGACCGTCCAACCACTATGAGAACCCACATGAAGAAAATGATTTCACAGAGGAGGGGCTTGAGAAGGATGAGCAGGAGAGAAATGAAGCTGGTTATGTCCCCCAAACTGTCACGGATCAAGGAAGTTCCCAATGTACGCCACAAGAAGTAATGAACCAGCCAGAACTGGTCCCATCCTGTCTGCACCAAAAACCCACATTAGGGTTCCAGAGACTGGACGTCAGTGTCCTGCCTCTCCAAATGTCCTCCAACTCTCAACCATTGAGAAGAAACACAAGACTCCAGATGAAGACCGTGGGATCAAGAGGTCCCAATGGAGGGCAGCTCAAGGCATTGGAGGAGGCTAATGGGACCTGCGGTGTCCCTTTATACCTGTCTCCAGACCCAAG GGAAGACTCTGAAGACCTCAGCGCCACTTCTGACAGCTCCACAATGAATGGAAATAAAG GTGGGACGGTGGAGGCTCCTCTCTTGTCTTCGCCTGCTCTCAGTCCTCTTTTAACCATGCTGACGAGGTGA
- the LOC127926713 gene encoding zinc finger protein 436-like, with translation MDTVSVPVEQADEAVNISEDIGTGTETEAVKKMSKMRWWQIRTANQRLLFTRSSDVRRHQLTHTGERPFHCSQCDRTFQHSWDLTKHEKKHGGTSISFPCQQCGSSFANLRSLTAHHRSSHLGESDLPHLCSICGKSFPSSSELLEHRKSHGTSLQYICQQCGESFHSLLARSQHRQTHLVKRQFKCPHCDKSYTRKADVKRHMFSHSGERPHQCNQCGRCFSFLFLLKKHQIVHTGERPFQCSYCPKRFTLISILSRHERMHTGRDPSSALSVGRAFCPRGAVQAPPLPH, from the exons atggacacagtgAGTGTTCCGGTGGAGCAAGCAGATGAAGCTGTTAATATCAGTGAAGACATTGGAACTGGGACAGAGACTGAAGCAGTCAAAAAGATGTCCAAGATGAGGTGGTGGCAGATCAGGACGGCCAATCAGAGACT GCTCTTCACTCGCTCCTCCGATGTGAGGAGACACCAGCTCACCCACACGGGTGAGAGACCTTTCCACTGCTCTCAATGCGACAGGACCTTCCAGCATTCGTGGGACCTGACCAAGCATGAGAAGAAACATGGTGGGACATCCATCTCTTTCCCCTGCCAGCAGTGCGGGAGCTCCTTTGCCAACCTCCGCTCTCTGACAGCCCACCACAGAAGTTCCCACCTGGGCGAGAGCGACCTACCCCACCTCTGCTCCATCTGTGGCAAGagcttcccctcctcctctgagtTGCTGGAGCACAGAAAGAGCCACGGGACCAGCCTTCAGTACATCTGCCAGCAGTGTGGCGAAAGCTTCCACTCCCTGCTGGCTCGCTCCCAACACCGGCAGACCCACCTGGTCAAGCGGCAGTTCAAGTGCCCGCACTGCGACAAGAGCTATACGCGCAAAGCTGATGTGAAGAGGCACATGTTCTCCCACAGCGGCGAACGACCGCACCAGTGCAACCAGTGTGGGAGATGCTTTTCCTTCCTCTTCCTGCTCAAGAAACACCAAATAGTTCACACGGGCGAGAGGCCTTTCCAGTGCTCCTACTGTCCCAAGAGGTTCACATTGATATCCATCCTGAGCAGACATGAGAGAATGCACACCGGGAGAGACCCTTCCTCTGCtctcagtgtgggaagagctttCTGTCCCAGGGGAGCTGTCCAAGCACCACCGCTCCCACACTGA
- the LOC127926714 gene encoding TERF1-interacting nuclear factor 2-like, whose product MDSEFSAADNAGLPLLSLCLLVPPIQLMSASIWQVVQQRDAMNYAMLAEFVSLVTEMVPELLIYRHRAQLILGLRARHILELCRSEHPVEPQVILTQLYMIQPLTHFSNDVSDTEVESSETHFLELVQTLLKDPDEREHFFTEIFPVEYGPQYDIELQTLLWEFLSRLVQLLPTPDLAQTMAWLGTAPSVLDDCAHVISHPADLKSLLQHHKRLGHLEQHGG is encoded by the exons ATGGACTCGGAATTTTCGGCAGCGGACAATGCAG gtctccctctcctctccctctgcctcttggTTCCACCCATTCAGCTTATGTCCGCGTCCATATGGCAGGTGGTGCAACAGCGAGATGCCATGAATTATGCAATGCTGGCAGAGTTTGTCTCCCTGGTGACAGAGATGGTCCCTGAGTTGCTGATCTATAGGCACAGGGCCCAACTTATTTTGGGATTGCGAGCAAGG CACATTCTGGAGTTGTGTCGCAGTGAGCATCCTGTAGAACCTCAGGTCATCTTAACCCAGCTGTACATGATTCAACCACTTACCCACTTCAGTAATGAT GTAAGTGACACAGAGGTGGAGTCGTCAGAGACTCATTTTCTGGAGCTGGTCCAGACCCTGCTTAAAGACCCTGATGAGAGAGAGCATTTTTTCACA GAGATATTCCCAGTGGAGTATGGACCACAATATGACATCGAGCTGCAAACTCTACTGTGGGAGTTCCTGTCCAGATTGGTTCAACTGCTACCGACCCCTGACCTCGCACAG ACAATGGCATGGCTCGGTACTGCCCCCTCAGTCTTGGATGATTGTGCCCATGTTATATCTCATCCAGCAGATCTGAAGAGTCTTCTCCAGCACCATAAACGTCTTGGACATTTGGAGCAACATGGTGGGTGA